One part of the Streptomyces sp. AM 2-1-1 genome encodes these proteins:
- a CDS encoding VWA domain-containing protein, whose amino-acid sequence MGRHSLPDRSPAGRPGEASAPNRRRTVVLATALVVVVTAGTAAVARTGLLSFSEPCGSDAVRLTVAASPDIAPAVRAVADRARADEVRTDGRCMDVEVVAADSYKVANTVAAGGKTPYQVWLPDSDLWLDRAKGSGDGIPLTPGDSVATSPVAFAVVPSAAKAMGWPQKQLSWAELVAAALESGGAVRLGAADPARSATGLLALAAIGASSAGQGGDGDTRAARTAKILSERMSESDPQAAGTLAHDDAGAEQGDAERNQALMLSEQAAFAHNAKATGSGKVDLFYPKDGAPQLNYPYTLVDETSMTVEQSRTALRLMTLLRDSGSGGADTSLPDHGFRPPDGAAVPGIVRAAGGKAPQPYTDAPAAAPTATELQEVLGMWTITVQSARLSTVVDASGSMATPVPGSGESRMDVTKQSLLQALSQFTDDDEIGLWEFATTLDGTKDYRELTPTGRLGDRTASGSTHREELAAAFDELQPVPDGATGLYDTTLAAYRAAVTSYVPGKFNALVILTDGSNQDDHGISRTGLVQQLKGLVDPERPVPILAIAVGPDADREEVAEIAKVTGGGGYEVSDPAEIQTVILQAIMTASQTSTPE is encoded by the coding sequence ATGGGACGTCACAGCTTGCCCGACCGCTCACCGGCGGGCAGACCCGGGGAGGCCTCCGCGCCGAACCGCCGCCGTACGGTGGTCCTCGCCACCGCACTCGTCGTCGTGGTGACGGCCGGCACGGCGGCGGTCGCACGGACCGGCCTCCTCTCGTTCTCGGAACCCTGCGGGAGCGACGCGGTCCGGCTCACCGTCGCGGCCTCCCCCGACATCGCCCCCGCCGTACGTGCCGTGGCGGACCGGGCGCGCGCGGACGAGGTGCGTACGGACGGGCGGTGCATGGATGTCGAGGTGGTGGCGGCCGACTCGTACAAGGTCGCCAACACCGTGGCGGCCGGCGGGAAGACCCCGTACCAGGTCTGGCTGCCGGACTCGGACCTCTGGCTGGACCGCGCGAAGGGCAGCGGGGACGGCATCCCGCTCACCCCCGGCGACTCGGTGGCCACGTCACCGGTGGCCTTCGCCGTCGTGCCGTCCGCGGCGAAGGCCATGGGGTGGCCGCAGAAGCAGCTCAGCTGGGCCGAACTGGTCGCCGCCGCACTGGAATCGGGCGGTGCCGTCCGGCTCGGCGCCGCCGACCCGGCCCGCAGTGCCACCGGGCTGCTGGCGCTCGCGGCCATCGGGGCGTCGTCGGCGGGCCAGGGCGGGGACGGCGACACCCGCGCCGCGCGGACCGCGAAGATCCTCTCGGAGCGCATGTCCGAGAGCGACCCGCAGGCGGCTGGGACACTGGCGCACGACGATGCCGGCGCCGAGCAGGGTGACGCCGAGCGGAACCAGGCACTGATGCTCTCCGAACAGGCAGCCTTCGCGCACAACGCAAAGGCCACCGGGAGCGGCAAGGTGGACCTCTTCTACCCGAAGGACGGTGCCCCGCAACTCAACTACCCGTACACCCTGGTGGACGAGACGTCGATGACCGTCGAACAGAGCCGGACCGCGCTGCGTCTGATGACGCTGCTCAGGGACAGCGGTTCGGGCGGGGCGGACACCTCCCTGCCGGACCACGGCTTCCGGCCGCCGGACGGCGCCGCGGTGCCCGGGATCGTCCGGGCAGCCGGTGGAAAGGCCCCGCAGCCGTACACCGACGCGCCCGCCGCCGCCCCGACCGCCACCGAGCTCCAGGAGGTGCTCGGCATGTGGACCATCACGGTGCAGAGCGCCCGGCTCTCCACGGTGGTCGACGCGTCGGGTTCGATGGCGACCCCGGTACCGGGCAGTGGCGAATCGCGGATGGACGTGACGAAGCAGTCGCTGCTCCAGGCGCTGAGCCAGTTCACCGACGACGACGAGATCGGTCTCTGGGAGTTCGCCACCACGCTCGACGGCACCAAGGACTACCGCGAGCTGACCCCCACCGGCCGACTCGGCGACCGCACCGCGAGCGGCTCCACCCACCGGGAGGAACTCGCAGCGGCCTTCGACGAGTTGCAGCCCGTTCCGGACGGCGCCACCGGCCTCTACGACACCACTCTCGCGGCGTACCGGGCGGCGGTGACGAGCTATGTGCCGGGCAAGTTCAACGCGCTGGTGATCCTCACGGACGGCTCCAACCAGGACGACCACGGCATCTCGCGCACCGGCCTGGTCCAGCAGCTCAAGGGGCTCGTCGATCCGGAGCGCCCGGTGCCGATCCTCGCCATCGCGGTGGGGCCGGACGCCGACCGGGAGGAGGTCGCGGAGATCGCGAAGGTGACCGGCGGGGGCGGTTACGAGGTGAGCGACCCCGCGGAGATCCAGACGGTCATCCTGCAGGCCATCATGACCGCCAGTCAGACGAGCACCCCCGAGTAG
- a CDS encoding CPBP family intramembrane glutamic endopeptidase: protein MADSCPQESLSRRTLRSEALLVLALSLGASGVSALISFVGSLTKPGGLKDQAATLNGSYAPGRPWLDLAWQTFGIATALVPVALVAHLLTREGASLRAIGFDRTEPASDLRRGVAVAACIGSAGLAFYLLARATGFNLTVVPESLPEVWWKFPVLILSALQNAVLEEVVVVGYLLRRLDQLGWTPRAALLAGAVLRGSYHLYQGIGGFLGNMVMGVVFVLLYRRWGRVGPLVAAHALLDIGAFVGYALLAGKVGWLPTP from the coding sequence GTGGCTGATTCTTGTCCTCAAGAGTCGCTTTCCCGGAGGACTTTGCGGTCCGAGGCGCTGTTGGTTCTCGCACTGTCGTTGGGCGCGAGCGGGGTGTCGGCGCTCATCAGTTTTGTCGGATCACTGACGAAACCGGGCGGTTTGAAGGACCAGGCGGCGACGCTCAACGGCTCGTACGCTCCGGGCCGTCCCTGGCTGGATCTGGCATGGCAAACGTTCGGGATCGCAACGGCCCTGGTGCCCGTGGCGCTCGTGGCGCACCTGCTGACACGCGAGGGCGCGAGCCTGCGGGCGATCGGATTCGACCGGACCGAGCCCGCTTCCGATCTGCGCCGCGGAGTCGCGGTGGCCGCGTGCATCGGCAGCGCCGGACTCGCCTTCTACCTCCTCGCGCGGGCCACCGGATTCAACCTCACGGTGGTGCCGGAATCGCTGCCCGAGGTGTGGTGGAAGTTCCCGGTCCTGATCCTCTCCGCCCTCCAGAACGCCGTGCTGGAGGAGGTCGTCGTGGTGGGCTACCTGCTGCGCAGGCTGGACCAGTTGGGCTGGACGCCCCGCGCCGCGCTGCTCGCCGGCGCGGTGCTGCGCGGTTCCTACCACCTCTACCAGGGGATCGGCGGCTTCCTCGGCAACATGGTGATGGGCGTCGTCTTCGTCCTGCTCTACCGGCGCTGGGGCCGGGTCGGCCCGCTGGTGGCGGCGCACGCGCTGCTCGACATCGGAGCATTCGTCGGATACGCGCTGCTCGCCGGGAAAGTGGGCTGGCTGCCCACGCCGTGA